CTCCTCCGAGTACGACgacgaggagctggagagcagcgacagcgaggaggaggttACCGTGGAGACTGTGGTGGTGCAGATGCAGCAGCCCTGCTCAGAAAGCCACTCCCACGAACAGGATCTGCCCCGAGCTTGACCGACAGACCCGATTGGCCTCCTCTCCCCAACTTCACCACGAAACCTTGCAGCGGCAAAGACTCCAGTTGGGATGACAGAAACTTTCATGCTCTGAGTTTTTCTGTTGCTTAAAATACATCGTAATTTAATGCTCCATGCAAGGTcagatatgttttcattttcatgtatGTGACAAGAAATTAGTTTTTGCTTTGCAGATGTGACAGATGACTGATGTACAGCGTACTGTTTCCTCTCGaaaagatgacacacacacacacacaaacgatcCGAGACACACTGATCACTTTAACAAAGTCCAATAAAGTACTATGTAAATATACAATACAGTTTGAAATAAGTTACATCTTAACCTTTATCTTCTACTATACATGTACATACAAATTTATGCCTTGTTTACACAACTCCAACCGCTATGCAGCATCCCTCTTAAAATAAGGAATTATTCAGTATCACGGAAGCCGTGGCAATATCTGTTTTTCTGTATGTCGGATGTTTGAAGGAGTTGCGGCGCTCCGGCGTTTTGTGCCACAGTTAATCTGTTACAATGATTAACGTTATGATAGAGGCCGAAGCCAAACCAGTAAAGGAGCCCACTTTGTGTGCGGCCGTGTCGTATTTGTATCAGTGCAAACGGTTCAATCAGGCTGTCTGCTCTGAGCGGCACGTCTTTTCAGACAAAGCTCCTGGTTGGTCGGCCTTGTAATGCACATGAAACTGACCTGATCTCTTTTAAATACTGTTTATAGTGAAAATACACAGGGGGAGGGTGTTCCCGCCAGGGCTTGatttactttgtttcttttgacaTCTTGTTGCCTTCTTGGTTGTTGTacttttgactgtttttcctgCTCATGTATGTCTGTTCTCAGTAAAATTCActtcaataaaatgaaaaacacatgacaAGGAAGCGTCTCTATCAATGAGTTATTCAACAGGAAGGTCAACGGACCGAAATTTAATGAAAGTAGTGCTACCAGCAGTTATAGCACTAGTTAGTGAGGACAGACATGATCACTTCTGAATGTCTGAATTAAACATGTTACTCAAAgttattgtcatgtttttacgTTTGGGCTTTCAGCACTGTGGCTCTGATTCACTCTAAGTTGGACTGAAGTATCAGCATGTGGATGGCAAAGGTAACATTTAactgaggcagaaaaaaaaagacagctctaacaaaaggaagaaaatgtttatttcaggccgttagtttttctccattggtttggctcacttcttgaaacagaaattacattctcaaaacaacatggacaaatctccaaactacccggtaactgctcacaacagaacggcGTCTCATTCCTTTCATCATACTGTAAATATCTTAGTacatgtctcaatgtctcagaaaatctttgcCAATGATAAAGTACAGTAAGGCTAGATTTAGCACAATGTCCAAGTGAATTGATCATGATGACCTAAACGGATGgattctcagtctaatggtCGTTCGCTCTAAAACATATTggcatcatttcattgtatcagtcaccacATGTAAAATAATCTATTGAACTGTCAGAATTAGTCAAGaacacacttcaataccatGAGTACCAGACATGGATCTGTTTACACGAGGCTGACCAGGGGGTTGAGGAGgggaccagtgaagaagtgagctgtgaaactccagcttcatttacagcactgtgggcttcctttttttttttttggtttctttgtgtttattttacagtatattgaacTCTGATGGAAGGAAGTTACTTTGTGTTAGTTACTGTGTGTTAATTAGTTTCCTTGGAAGTATGAGAGCAATGTGTGAAGTCAAAGCTTGAAGCTTGCGCTTACTGtaaaatgcctttttttctccctttttttttttttatacaatatTTATTCTGTTAGCTAAACaacccaaagaagaagaaaaaacttatCACAGGAACTATTGTTCCTGTGAGGACTGGGCGCAGACAGAAAGGTAAATAAGGAATATTTAAATGTTCTTTTGCCTTAATGACAAAACGTAAAAATTTTGACTTTCAGTGCTCACATGATGCCAAAAGGAAAAAGCACTTTGAGGGCTATGACCACTTGTctgagaaagaaatgtagtttttccacctgagtgaactgttttgaAGAGATgtgatctctgacaggtgaaccatgtggttctgctgaaccgtccagtTTGTTTatgacaagagaaccaagagaattGAGAACATCCggtctgtttcaagaaatgagccaaaatcGTTGAAAAGGATCTTTGCATTTCGGAGGCTCTGACTGTTGATACGGGaaagaaatgcagcttttacaAGTGAACtttggtgttgagctgaactgtaagactgttttgccaaatgatcttagagttttgaaaatgtaatttctgtttcaagaaatgagccaaacccaCAGAGAAAAACTGTATTTCCTAACAGCTGAGAACAAGTCAATGTTACTTAGTTGGCTCAACgaacaagagagagaaacatgagGGACCACCTCGTAACATCTATTTTAAGTGGGTTACTAATCTTATCAGTACGGCATTGCAGCATTACAGTCACATACATTTAGTCTGTTTGAATACTGTAACATCAAATAACCCAATGCTTTATCAGACAAATAGAAGTTGCACTCTTACACACACAACTTGGATTTGTTTTGGAACAGCTCCTGCAGATGTTACATTGGTATATTGATGGAGAATCCTTGTTCTCAATTTCATTTCCCATCtacgagaggaaaaaaaccactGAACGTCTGACCAAAATATCTGCTTATTATGATCATGTGGTAGAACATGAACCTCTACAACAACCAATGATGACCGACTCACGAGCTGCTGTTAAAGGAGAAAAGTTATTTTGATGCTGAACAAACATTTGCGCCAACGATGCCAAATGTAGCCAGTCGATCATGTGGAGACTCACTTTGACAAAAGGACAgaatcatttcatcatttcacacTCTTCGGTCATCAGCTTGACATGTGCAGCAAAAACTTTTCCAAGGCAACAAAAGAGACTGAACTGGTATCTGGTTGGAATAaatttatttgatctgtctgtAAACAAGGTGATAAATCAATTTATGGCATTTCTTTGCTTGATGCATATGAAATCAGATGCATTAAAGAGACTGTATCTCagatgtaagaaaaaaaaaaaaagtgatgagtAAAGGAAATTAACAAATCGGCAAACAGGACTTGAAACAGTACACATATCCCACAAGGCCTAAACAGTGGAGCAGaagctttaaagaaaaaaaaaagtaaatgtacCACTGAAATGACTCTTCAGCGGACGGTGGGTAAAGTCAGTCTTACAATAGCAACAGATCTCTCTACATTATGGCACAGGATACACAGGTTCTGTTTTAAGATTCAAACAAGACAACCAGAAGCGGCTTTGTACCAACTATTCCCATCCTCCCATTTAATGTCATTTCTACTttaggttttgttttctcagttgGACGTTACAGTTAGCGGTGCTGAGTGTGGACAGACCATGTGATACCGCAGAGCTCAGCTGACTATAAAGAAGGCAATTTATTCCACAGTTTTGTAGTTGTCAACACAGCGTGGGTTTGTACAAATGCAGTCATTTGCATTTCTAAAGactaaataacaaaaaaaaaaaaaaatctttagaTATTCCCACCCTTACCTCCCCTGTACTGTCATATTTTAAATCCCAGTATTTATGTCTGTAACTGTTACACTTGATTTTTGAGCAATTGTATAAACACCCGAGCTTCAACTACACTTGGTcctataaaaagaaaaattcaaactAGACACACTCTAGGTGGTTATATGCTGGGATATCCAAAAAATGGCAGcctttcaaaaaacaaaattaaaaaaaatatatatattacagGAGCTGGCAAACAAAACAGTATTAAGTGCCTGAGCAATTGTTACTGTGGAATGTCCAtgggtgttttctgtgtggtcAGGGAGGCGGTGGTGAACGGAGGAGAGGCTGTGAAAGAAGCTCACGTGAGATAACGGAGGGAGCTGATCCAACGCCACCAGCCTACTCCTCACCAGCATATTCCAGTGACTCTGAAAAGTGGCGGGTAGCCTTTGACATCTAAGCCTCATTTCCACTGGGCGGCACGGCACGGCACTCCGAAGCGCAACCGGACAAATCTGTTGCACGTCTCCGCCGCAAGTGTGGTTAAAGTGTAGGCGGGGTAGTGAACGGCCTCGTGACAACACAGGTATGCGATGTGAACGCAGGGCTCCACACCAACTATCAGGGTCCTTCAATCTCCGGTTTTCAGTCCTCAGGGCTTCCTGTTGAAGGCGTACGTCTCCATTCTCTGACACGGCTCGGAAGACTCCTAATCCGAACAGCGCCACCCAGCTCCCTCTGAATCTCCCGTCAGAGGAGCGTCTGCACCGGGTCCAAAAACCCGAGTGCTCTGTAGTGTGCCGacctttaaaaatatatttcttcaaaagaagaagaagaagaaaaaaaaaactcgcaTTAACAAAACCAGCGTGCGCAAAACGGCGTATGCGAACAGCAGCAGGGAGTTTACGAAAAGCCGTTTAAACGTGTTGGGATCGAGAGGGACGATGTGGTAGCTCCTCCATATGAAACCTGTGCCGATGTGCCAGGTACCGTGCTGGAGGAGTTACAAAAAGTGTTAGTGGTTGGGCACGGGTCTTGTAGTATTCTAGTCAGCGGAAGCCCCAAAAAGAGACGTACCGGCACATGCTGCGCAGTGGAAACGAGGCTATTAAGGTCTACTGCAAAGGCTTGTGGCGTCACCCAATTCAATTAAACAGAAATGGGAAACTGGAGAATTTTGGCATGAGAGAAGAGGCCGTCAGGTGAGAGACACAACCTCAGACATGGAGGAAATAAAGAGGAAGACATTAAGAGCTCTGTAACTGCTCAAGTGCTCCAAAGgcatcagctgtttgtggggGGGAGGAGTGTGTATGAATGGGTTTGGGAGAGATTAAGTGAcgacagaaaataaaattcaaattgGCATAATAACTTCGCACTGTCTGAGTTTtcacaacattttattttgctgGTCTTGGGTAAGTACAGATTTGTCATGACATCCTCTTAGCAACATGCTCCTTTTTGCTGTGGATCAACTTAAGAGTGCTTTAAAGGGTTGGAAGAATACATAGCACAAGTGTGTTGAGGGAAGAGGATGGTgtgggggaagggggggggggggggtcagtggacaaaaaaaaaaaaaaaaaaaaaagaaaacaaaacaaaaaaaaaagacaacaaagtaTAAGGTGAACCTATCATCAACTAGGACTGAACGTGGTGGAAAATACAACAGGGTGGCAAGGGTGAGCTGCTGGGTACAGGCTGCCTTAGTATCCAGTCTTCCTCAGGTAGTCAGCCATGTCATGTACTTTCTTGTTGAGCTGCCCTCCGTGGACACCTTCCTTCCCCATGACAAAAACCAATACTGGAGtacataaaaggaaaaaaaacaaaataaatcaacaggCATGATGACATTAgggctggaaaacaaaaaaatgtttcactttcTCAGCTAAATGATGAGCTACGTTGTCAGGAACCAAGTCTGAACTATGCCCTGTGCTAGAAATGCTCAGGTATTATGTTTAACAGGGTTGTTCAGTGTAGGGTAAAGGATATGGGCTTGACTGTaacttgtttatttttgtgtttttaaagagttttctggtttttgttttccttttctgtttttttcctctccttcaaCTAGAACACATAagctacacaaaaactaaactaaaacccTGAATCCCTTAAGTATTTTGCCATCGAGTAAGCCTTCTTATTCAATCCACCTCCATGGACCCCTTCTTTGCCCATtaccaagaccaagactgaaagaaaagagacagaaggGACATTTAGAGAGGGTGCAGAGATCACACAGGTGAAAAGAGACTTGCAGAGCCaaaagcagcagacagacaggacagCTACGAAGGAGGACAATGACACAAAAGCAGAGTGCCTTTAGTTGGAAAGCTATAAAGCTTTAACACCCACTTTCTTATCAGTGCTGCTGGCGGTGAAACAAATTCAAAAGACTGAGCAAGCTCAACAGGAGGGCCACGTACAGGAGGCATGCAAAGCTGGCTGTCAGTCGGGACACGTGTCGACGTACAAGCAGAGCTGCGGCAGTTTCACCGCTACAAACTTTCCAAGACTGAGAAAAGGAATAATCGTGTTTAGTCACAAAAAAACAGGGCACTGAGACACCAGCATGCTCTCATTTTATACCAACAGCTAGATTTTTAGGCACAGCTCAACTGTGGAAACAAGACAAACGCATCAAACATCGTTAGAACATAACAAGCCTTGAGAATTCAAAAATGGACGGACACTACTGCTATATTTAAAGCAGCAATAGGCCTAAAAATTTCATCCTGAGGAGACATCAGCTGACCAGGAACGATCTCTGGAAAAATGTGTACGATATTAAGACCAAATGACAGTTGTACTCAGCTAATTTTAAAACCTGTGCCTCTTGCGCAACTTCTTGATGTTTCTCCAACATCTTTTAGATATAAGAAAGTAGTACCAATACTGCTTATCACCGGGCATATCACATGCATGCCAAACCATTCATCAGAGAGAAATATCGCCGTTCTCCTCTCGGGTTATTAACTTCACTATTCACATATCAAAAATTTAagatttttcaaatatttcatctAACACCCACACTGCCATCTACTCCAATATCAAGGACATCAGTATTTCAACTCACACGTCAGTGTGTTCGCCAATTTATGCGATTGTCCAGTATGCACCACACCAgcagcaaagaagaagaaagtggcGACAGCCACTACTAGTGCAGCACCGCATGCAGACACAGCATCATGCTTGGGATACCTCTCCTCAATACATGTAGGAGCCTTGAAAGAGACCAACTTTACccgagcagagaggaagcacgTGAGCAGGGTAGCACATTTATATTTGGACAGTAAGGGTGTGTTAATCAGGAAGACAAAAGATGCATAGAGTTTAGGAAGATTTGAGAAAATCCTGGTCTGAAGTGAGTCCAGTCTGTGGAAAACAGGAACCCTCCAACACCGTCTCACCTGAACGCTTTAGCAGCATTTTTAGAAAGGGTGTATCAGCATCAGAGCTCATACAGGCAACATGAAGACTGGCACAACTGTTAGGCAGGTCCCCAAGGATAAGTCACTTTGATTTTCTAATTAAGCTTTTTGTGTTAAATCTGAAAATGTGAAGTCGGCTATCAGACTATACACAGAACTCaagaatttttcattttattttaaagcattAAAATATAGCTTGAAACAATTTAGGGTGATCTGTGATGTCTAAAGAAATTCTGACACGGCTCCACCTGTTGATACCTGGCAAAAACTAAAGCACATTAAAGGTTCAGCGTAAATCAAAACAGGGGTTTAACATTAGCAACCTGCACCTTCACACAGGCTAGAATTCAGGGTAATTGTGGGACATTTGGGCAAAGCCAGTAAGTGTTTGAACTTGACTCAGAATCTTTTACAGCATGTTAGTTGagcaaaaattacaaaaatggATCAATTCTGAGATTAGAGCAGCTTTGGATCAGAAAGTAAACATAGCATCCATTAAAACATGAGCTAAAGTGCAAAATCTGTACTTATCCTTACCAGTGCCATAAAACATGACAATGCTGACCTGCAAGCCATATGTAATAATCTTAAAGCAAACCCCCTTTCCTCCTCCATTTAACAAAGCTGTAATTTAGTACTAAATCAAAATTTCACTAAAATGCACTGGTCACAGTGATCCAAGACTCAACACTGACTTCAAGTCTGTCACATATTGAGGAAAGGTGAATTCAACATTGAACCTACATGCATGCACAACACCGAAGTTCCTAAACTAATGGCACCAGGCTATAGCAGGCTGCTACATTACTACCATGTGAACTGCTAACAATATTAAACACTGCTCACCTTTGGCTGCCCTGCCCACAGAAACATTGTAGGTTGGCTCTCCTCCCTGACTCTTTGTCCGGATGTCCATCGTCCAGTCACCTTCAACTAGGAGGCTGTCTCTGATTACGGAGTATTTCTTATTGCCTAAGGTCAACCCATTGGTGAAGAATCCCTCTCGGTCCTTCCCTGTGAGCAGGTCAATTTCTTGAggctaaaaaaaacaagaaaaagtaaaagatTTAATGCACAGTTTACATCAGGTACAGACACACTGATTCTTTTCTTAGCTTTTTCATCCTTTCAATGAGATAATCTACATTTGCTTTTCTAGAACAGCGGTGGTCAGGGAGACCCCCTGGCCTGCACGTCTCAGATGTCTCCCTGACATCCAGGGATTTCCAGCTGTTTGGAAACGTTGCCTCAGTTTTTACCTTCAAGCGAACCTGCTCTCCTACAATAACAACAGATCAAGAGACTTTACATAGttggagaaaaacatttaatatcTGATGCAGCAACATGTCAAAAATTGGCTTGGGAAGCAGCATCTGTCAGTCCCATAGGGGCATGacaacaggtatgttagaaaatGCAACAAGAGCACCAATATGTATGTCAGTTGGGCTGCTACATGAAGATAGCTCATCTCCACTCATGTTATCtcttaacatttaaaatgttgatcCCTGCATAGCCCAAGACCACAAACAAATACAGCGCAATAATTAGAATTGATTTTAGCTTTACAGTTCTTTTGAATACCTCAAAACATGTCCTTCCACTCCGGATGTGGTGGCTACTGGTAGAGGTTGCTTTTGGGTACCAAGgttattgtgtttttgtcttatttttaagTGACCACTTGATCAGATCTAAATGCAGCAGCTCAGGGCTCTTACAAATGTGATTCTGTTTGATTACTCCATTTGACAGTGCAGTACATATTTTGTAGCATACACATTTAATACTTTAAAGTACTTCTTAAGTAAAATCATGTCTTTATAAGCACAACTGGTTGAAGAATTTGAGAAGTTGAACTTCAGTGTGAACACCACACAAACTAACAGACAAATCCAATCTGTTCACATGTGCACCAAaactgctggaagtcaatcGACATAAACCCACAAGTGTCAAATCATTAATTAAATGTTGAAAAGCATGAAGTTGCTCCTCGGTGTTTTCAGGAGTCCCAGTAGCAGCACTATGGATGAAATTATCTgccaaaaaaaagcatttgcaGGATTTCAAAAGATGGGGAAATTATTGtgaagaatatttttttctagTGCTATTTTTTAAAGCAGGTAACACCTGCATTTAAAGCCGGTTTAGTCGAACATGATTTTTGTTCAACCATTCAGTACtaagtttataataattgtaggACAGCAGTTTCACAAGTTCTCCAAGAATAGTTCAGGCATTCAGAAGCTGATTTGCACATATTCTGTTTCTAGCTTATCATCTGAATGATGGATAGTTCTTCATTTCTTTACTGCAGAGGTGGACACTCCTAGTCCTGaggtcctgcatgttttcaatgttCTGATTCAAAACACCTGAATTTATTGAATGCATCATGAAGCCAAGCAGAAAGACTGATAACAAGCCAATTActatcaggtgtgttgaagcaacAGCACATTGAAACCATGCAGACGAGGAGGGGCTGTTTTCACAActgaatataaaagaaaaactgcagcagtGAACATAATAGAAACTAAAAAAAGCTGCTAAAATCTCAATTAATGTATTGAAAACctgttaaaaatacaaaatacttaATGATCTGAGGTCTTATTGATTCATCCTGAAAATTACAGCATGTGTTGCAGCAAAGCCCATTTATTACCCTCAACAGCAGTTCAGTAGCAAAAGTTTCTGATGACTCAGGAGTATCAGATGCAGCACAAACTTCAATCAGCTCAATGACATCTTATTCATCATTTCCACACCTAGCAAGTAGGAGACATTAAGACATTTAGATATTAGCtaaacatatatatacacacatatatatatagattACTCAGTGAACAAGACGGTAAActaaattgacattttttttttttttttttaaaggctctGCTTTCTATATTGAAGTGAAATTTAGAAACAGGTGTTTGGAGTCATATCAGGACAGGCTTCagtatgatttatttttatac
The window above is part of the Salarias fasciatus chromosome 23, fSalaFa1.1, whole genome shotgun sequence genome. Proteins encoded here:
- the pfn2b gene encoding profilin-2 isoform X1, encoding MSWQVYVDNLMVDGCCQDSAIVGYTDAKYVWASCTGGTFASITPQEIDLLTGKDREGFFTNGLTLGNKKYSVIRDSLLVEGDWTMDIRTKSQGGEPTYNVSVGRAAKVLVFVMGKEGVHGGQLNKKVHDMADYLRKTGY
- the pfn2b gene encoding profilin-2 isoform X2; this encodes MSWQVYVDNLMVDGCCQDSAIVGYTDAKYVWASCTGGTFASITPQEIDLLTGKDREGFFTNGLTLGNKKYSVIRDSLLVEGDWTMDIRTKSQGGEPTYNVSVGRAAKVLVLVMGKEGVHGGGLNKKAYSMAKYLRDSGF